A single genomic interval of Corylus avellana chromosome ca10, CavTom2PMs-1.0 harbors:
- the LOC132163446 gene encoding heat shock 70 kDa protein 1-like, with protein sequence MAREDQGPAIGIDLGTCYSCVAVWKHDRVEIIPNELESRKTPSYVAFNETHRLIGHAAMDRVAMNPTNTVFDSKRLIGRRFDDDSVQDDMKLWPFKVIADPDNERPIIVVTYKNEEKQFLAEEISSMILIKMKEIAEAYCGSEIKNAVITVPACFNHSQRQATMDAGLIAGLNVMRIISEPSAAAFAYGLDNENGGGEKNVVIFDLGGGTLDVSLLTIEEGIFEVKATAGDTNLGGEDFDRRMVKHFVQEFNTKHKKNITGVKALTKLSTACERAKRILSSNTRATIDIESLYEDIDFYSNITRARFEELNMDLFSKCIELVEKCLKDAKMDKNSVHDVVLVGGSTRILKVQELLQNFFGGKELCKRINPDEAVAYGAAVQAAILSGEVNEKVQLLLDVTPFSLGLETAGDVMNVLIPRNTTIPTKKEQVFSFQRDNQSVVLIQVYEGESIRTCDNNLLGKFELSGIPLAPEGVPLIYVCLDIDGHGILNVSAEDKTTGNKNKFTITNTGWLSNEGIKKLVQEAKKYKADDEEHNMKVEKKNALENYAYNMRNSLKDVKVSAKVPSALRKEIEDAIEQTINWLEGNQLGEADEFESRTKELEGICYPFMAKMYQGTSSDDKSK encoded by the exons ATGGCCAGGGAAGACCAGGGTCCGGCGATTGGGATTGATTTGGGAACATGCTACTCCTGCGTGGCAGTTTGGAAACATGATCGGGTGGAGATCATACCCAATGAACTGGAGAGTCGGAAAACACCTTCTTATGTAGCTTTCAATGAAACTCACCGTTTGATTGGTCATGCGGCCATGGATCGGGTAGCCATGAATCCTACCAACACTGTTTTTG ACTCTAAACGTTTGATTGGAAGGCGATTCGACGATGACTCAGTGCAAGATGACATGAAATTGTGGCCATTCAAGGTGATTGCTGACCCTGATAATGAGAGACCCATTATTGTCGTTACCTACAAGAACGAGGAAAAGCAGTTTCTAGCTGAAGAAATCTCTTCAATGATTCTCATAAAGATGAAAGAGATTGCAGAGGCTTATTGCGGTTCAGAGATTAAAAATGCTGTTATCACTGTTCCTGCTTGTTTCAATCACTCGCAACGTCAAGCTACAATGGATGCTGGACTCATTGCGGGCCTAAATGTGATGCGTATTATCAGTGAGCCAAGTGCTGCTGCTTTTGCTTATGGACTTGACAATGAAAATGGTGGTGGTGAGAAGAATGTGGTCATCTTTGATCTAGGTGGCGGAACGTTGGATGTCTCACTTCTCACCATTGAAGAGGGTATATTTGAAGTGAAAGCTACAGCTGGTGATACCAACTTGGGAGGTGAAGATTTTGACCGTAGAATGGTGAAGCATTTCGTTCAagagttcaacacaaagcataagAAGAATATTACTGGAGTTAAGGCTCTTACGAAGTTGTCGACTGCTTGTGAAAGGGCTAAGAGGATTCTGTCATCTAATACTCGAGCAACAATTGACATTGAGTCTTTGTACGAGGATATTGACTTCTACTCAAACATCACTCGAGCCAGGTTTGAGGAGCTTAACATGGACTTGTTCTCGAAGTGTATAGAGCTTGTTGAGAAGTGTTTGAAGGATGCTAAGATGGATAAGAACAGTGTCCATGATGTGGTTCTGGTTGGAGGGTCTACCAGGATCCTCAAGGTTCAGGAATTGTTGCAGAACTTCTTCGGTGGGAAGGAGCTCTGCAAAAGGATTAATCCTGATGAGGCTGTTGCCTATGGTGCTGCTGTTCAGGCTGCAATCCTTAGCGGTGAGGTTAATGAGAAGGTGCAGTTGTTGCTGGATGTCACTCCTTTTTCGCTTGGTTTGGAGACTGCTGGAGATGTCATGAATGTCTTGATTCCGAGAAACACCACCATTCCCACTAAGAAGGAGCAGGTGTTCTCGTTCCAACGCGATAACCAGTCAGTTGTGCTGATTCAGGTGTATGAAGGTGAAAGTATAAGAACCTGTGACAACAACTTGCTGGGCAAATTCGAGTTATCTGGCATTCCTCTTGCTCCTGAGGGAGTTCCTCTAATCTATGTGTGCCTTGACATTGATGGCCACGGTATTTTGAATGTCTCTGCCGAGGATAAAACCACTGGAAATAAGAATAAATTTACAATCACCAATACGGGCTGGCTCTCCAATGAAGGGATCAAGAAGTTAGTGCAGGAGGCTAAGAAGTACAAGGCTGACGATGAGGAGCACAACATGAAGGTGGAGAAAAAGAATGCACTGGAGAACTACGCTTATAACATGAGGAACTCATTGAAAGATGTGAAGGTTTCAGCCAAGGTCCCATCTGCTCTCAGAAAGGAGATTGAAGATGCAATTGAGCAGACTATCAATTGGCTCGAAGGGAACCAACTTGGTGAG GCAGATGAGTTTGAGAGTAGGACCAAGGAGTTGGAGGGTATTTGTTACCCTTTCATGGCCAAGATGTACCAAGGAACTAGTAGTGATGATAAGAGTAAATAG